One part of the Dyadobacter sp. 676 genome encodes these proteins:
- a CDS encoding RagB/SusD family nutrient uptake outer membrane protein: protein MISKNIKIAVALVVLAFSATSCEDFLESKPISQIGETDFFKTESDFTQAVVGAYSALAQVYSGNGYYSLLVDLRSDNTSELVAGASGNDAKRNIDEFRETTDNEHLTAFWQTSYALIARTNSILVRIDGSPVGDDLKKQYTGEASAMRALAYFNLVRLYGGVPLVTEPVTDIDASYSVGRASVQEVYAQIEADLTKAEGLLPVTYDDANTGRITKGAAQSLLGQVYLTQKKYAEAAAEFRKVVSSGTYKLLSVYADLYKAGQQGNSEAVLQVQYKGAANGLGSNLPNHFAPTGSEGITIPSGGAYGFNQPTDDIANAYTKGDVRRNNIADGYTLGGAFVAAKYVRGYVERETGGGYADSGADWYVVRYADVLLNYAEALNEVNKGPVADAYAAINQVRKRAGLADLAGLTYETFKNAVYDEERLESPFEGHRWFDLLRTDRALTVMNSKVSGPGKSTVGISTPIKPYQLLYPIPTLVVTTSSPAIVQNEGY, encoded by the coding sequence ATGATCTCAAAAAATATAAAAATCGCTGTCGCCCTGGTTGTCCTTGCATTTTCAGCAACCTCCTGCGAAGATTTCCTGGAATCCAAACCCATTTCCCAGATCGGCGAAACGGACTTTTTCAAAACCGAATCCGACTTCACCCAGGCCGTAGTGGGCGCATATTCCGCACTGGCGCAAGTATATTCGGGCAACGGGTACTATTCCCTGCTGGTGGACCTTCGTTCCGACAATACCAGCGAACTGGTCGCGGGAGCGTCGGGCAACGATGCCAAACGAAACATCGACGAGTTCAGGGAAACAACTGACAACGAACACCTTACCGCGTTCTGGCAAACGAGCTACGCCCTGATCGCCAGGACGAACAGCATTCTTGTACGCATCGACGGTTCTCCGGTAGGCGATGATTTGAAAAAACAATACACCGGCGAAGCATCGGCCATGCGCGCGCTCGCCTATTTTAATCTGGTGCGGCTTTACGGCGGTGTGCCCCTCGTTACCGAACCTGTGACGGACATCGATGCGAGTTACAGCGTCGGCCGGGCGTCGGTTCAGGAAGTGTACGCGCAGATCGAGGCCGATTTGACGAAGGCCGAGGGTTTGCTACCGGTAACTTATGATGACGCCAATACGGGAAGAATAACCAAAGGCGCTGCGCAAAGCCTGCTCGGACAGGTTTATCTGACCCAGAAAAAATACGCCGAGGCCGCTGCGGAATTCAGGAAAGTCGTTTCATCGGGCACTTACAAGCTCCTATCCGTGTATGCCGATTTGTACAAAGCCGGCCAGCAGGGTAATTCCGAGGCGGTTTTGCAGGTGCAATACAAAGGCGCGGCCAATGGCCTGGGCTCCAACCTTCCCAACCACTTTGCGCCTACCGGCTCGGAAGGGATCACGATCCCATCCGGCGGCGCTTACGGATTTAACCAACCGACCGATGACATTGCGAACGCCTATACCAAAGGCGATGTCCGCCGGAACAATATCGCCGACGGCTATACGCTCGGCGGTGCTTTTGTGGCTGCGAAGTATGTCCGCGGTTATGTGGAGCGTGAGACGGGCGGCGGTTACGCCGATTCGGGCGCAGACTGGTATGTTGTCCGTTATGCGGATGTTTTGCTAAACTATGCCGAAGCATTGAATGAAGTGAACAAAGGTCCGGTAGCCGATGCTTATGCGGCAATCAATCAGGTGCGTAAACGCGCTGGCCTTGCGGATCTGGCCGGTCTGACTTACGAAACCTTTAAGAACGCAGTATATGACGAAGAACGGCTCGAATCGCCATTCGAAGGGCATCGCTGGTTCGACCTGCTGCGCACCGACCGCGCGCTGACGGTGATGAACTCCAAAGTATCCGGCCCCGGCAAAAGCACGGTGGGCATTTCGACGCCGATCAAACCTTACCAGCTCCTGTACCCGATCCCGACGCTGGTGGTGACGACCAGCAGCCCGGCGATTGTGCAAAACGAAGGTTATTAA